One window of Psychrobacillus sp. FSL H8-0483 genomic DNA carries:
- a CDS encoding lytic murein transglycosylase encodes MKSTNNKSYKTKLWIIILLLPFTITVYILAIIGWHELQKIPAVQEWAEAIQESKYKLDVPKEYIAIYKNAEEQYGVPWTLLAAHHRIETRFSTMDPLLSPVGAEGHMQFMPCTFVGWSHPSCSGLGVGDIPEKDKVNPDIIAQYGGYGVDANGDGKADPYDLEDAIYSAANYLAASGAADGEIEKAIFNYNHSDKYVKDVLHFYHLYENQLEAIQAVTAKKTE; translated from the coding sequence ATGAAATCAACAAATAATAAGTCGTACAAAACAAAGCTTTGGATAATTATATTGCTTCTTCCCTTTACTATTACCGTGTATATATTAGCGATTATAGGCTGGCATGAGCTTCAAAAAATACCGGCTGTCCAGGAATGGGCAGAAGCTATCCAGGAAAGCAAGTATAAACTTGATGTACCAAAAGAATACATTGCCATTTACAAGAATGCAGAAGAGCAATACGGAGTTCCATGGACATTGCTTGCAGCTCACCACCGTATTGAAACAAGATTTTCAACAATGGATCCGCTTCTTTCTCCTGTTGGAGCAGAAGGGCATATGCAATTCATGCCCTGTACGTTCGTCGGTTGGTCGCATCCTAGCTGTAGTGGGCTTGGTGTAGGAGACATACCAGAAAAAGATAAAGTGAACCCTGACATCATCGCTCAGTACGGAGGGTATGGAGTTGATGCAAATGGCGATGGGAAAGCCGATCCTTATGACTTAGAGGATGCTATTTATAGTGCAGCTAACTATTTGGCCGCTAGTGGCGCAGCAGATGGAGAGATAGAAAAAGCTATATTCAATTATAATCACAGCGATAAATATGTTAAAGACGTGCTTCATTTTTATCATTTATACGAAAACCAACTAGAAGCAATTCAAGCAGTAACAGCGAAGAAAACAGAATAA
- a CDS encoding bifunctional diguanylate cyclase/phosphodiesterase, giving the protein MSLKKTYRNISFRIVIIYAVTSLLWFLFSDTLFQYFPDGNTTADIKSYIFIALSALLLLYLMKQLWSAQNDLLLKEYEDDLTGLQNRSSLQTTLSDFISNKEKFHLLFIDFDRFKMINDLYGHESGDSVLIQVSNRLRTNQYIKPQDVVARWVADEFIILLKNRTDDEIAIFIDDVFSDSAVPLQIYGKEIINSISIGSVQYPHDSTVASELLRFAEIAAEEAKKSVGSTHVPYRKHLSDLANRELYLEEGLKDALENNELLLNFQPQILTNTQEIIGLESLIRWKHDDQFISPGEFIPIAEKSGLIIKIGDFVLRETCKQIPIIEEVINKELLFSVNVSARQFYQMDYIARTKEILEETNIHPSKIVLEITESIIMEYTDFVIESLQELKDLGFQIAIDDFGTGYSSFKYLELLPVNMIKIDQSFTQSIHNVRTKAIVQSIISLGHNLKLKILAEGVENVLQVNCLKELDCHYLQGYFFSKPLSVENLLIEYKK; this is encoded by the coding sequence GTGTCTTTAAAGAAAACTTATCGAAATATATCGTTTCGTATCGTTATTATTTACGCCGTTACTAGTCTATTATGGTTTCTATTTTCAGACACATTATTTCAATATTTCCCAGATGGAAACACAACTGCGGATATAAAGAGCTATATTTTTATTGCTTTAAGTGCACTTTTACTTCTGTATTTAATGAAACAATTATGGAGCGCCCAAAATGACTTGTTATTGAAAGAATATGAAGATGATTTAACTGGCCTACAAAATAGAAGTTCTTTACAGACTACCCTATCCGATTTTATTTCCAATAAAGAAAAATTTCACTTACTTTTTATAGATTTTGACCGCTTTAAAATGATCAATGACTTATACGGGCATGAGAGCGGAGACTCCGTCTTAATTCAAGTGTCCAATCGACTGCGCACTAATCAGTATATTAAGCCTCAAGATGTAGTTGCACGGTGGGTTGCTGATGAATTTATTATCTTATTGAAAAATAGAACAGATGATGAAATAGCAATATTTATCGATGATGTTTTTTCGGATTCTGCAGTACCTTTACAAATTTACGGAAAAGAGATTATTAATTCCATTAGTATAGGATCCGTTCAATATCCCCATGATTCGACAGTAGCCTCTGAACTATTAAGATTTGCGGAAATAGCGGCAGAGGAAGCCAAGAAATCAGTGGGATCAACCCATGTACCTTATCGAAAACATTTGTCTGACCTAGCAAATAGGGAGCTGTATTTAGAGGAAGGCTTAAAGGATGCATTGGAAAATAACGAATTGCTACTAAATTTTCAACCGCAAATATTAACAAATACACAGGAAATCATTGGATTGGAATCGCTCATTCGTTGGAAGCATGACGATCAATTTATTTCACCTGGAGAGTTTATTCCTATTGCTGAAAAAAGTGGACTTATTATTAAAATTGGTGACTTTGTATTGCGCGAAACATGCAAGCAAATCCCCATAATTGAAGAAGTAATTAATAAGGAATTACTATTTAGTGTCAATGTATCTGCTAGACAATTTTACCAAATGGATTATATTGCACGGACAAAGGAAATACTAGAAGAAACGAATATCCATCCAAGTAAAATTGTATTGGAGATCACTGAGTCGATTATCATGGAATACACAGACTTTGTTATTGAATCCTTGCAAGAATTGAAGGACTTAGGATTTCAAATTGCCATTGATGATTTTGGAACGGGTTATTCATCGTTCAAGTATTTAGAACTCCTTCCAGTAAATATGATTAAAATTGATCAAAGCTTCACACAATCTATTCATAATGTTCGGACAAAAGCAATTGTGCAATCCATTATTTCACTTGGACATAACTTAAAACTAAAAATATTAGCAGAAGGTGTCGAAAATGTTCTTCAAGTAAATTGTTTAAAAGAATTAGATTGTCATTACTTACAAGGTTATTTTTTTAGTAAACCATTGTCAGTTGAAAATCTGTTAATCGAATACAAAAAGTAA